The genomic stretch GCAAGGTGGGCTCCGCCGATGTGCTCGAGGCGATCGGCCTCAACCTCACGGCCGATCCCCGCACGGTGGTGGCCGCCCTGCCCGGCAGCGGGGTCACCTTCCTGTTCGCCCCGGGATGGCATCCGGCCCTTGTGGAGCTCGCCCCCGTGCGCCGGCGCCTGGGGGTGCGCACCGTCTTCAACCTGCTCGGACCGCTGGTGAATCCCCTGCGGCCGGAAGCGCAGGTGCTCGGGGTGGCCAGGGCCGACCTGCTGGAGCCGATGGCCGATGCCCTCGCCCGCCTGGGACTGGATCGGGCGGTGGTGGTGCATGGCCATGGCGGCCTGGATGAGGCCTCCCTGGCGGGAGTCAATCACCTGCGGCTGGTGGAGGGGGGCCTGGTGTGGGCCATGGAGGTCGACCCCCAGCAGCTGGGGCTGGAGCTGGCCCCCCTCTCCGCGCTGGCGGGCGGGGATCTCGAAACCAACCGGCGCATTCTCGAAGCGGTGCTGCGCGGGCAGGGCAGCACCGCCCAGCGGGAGGTGGTGGCCCTGAATACGGCTCTGGTGCTCTGGGCCGCCGGACTGGCGGACTCAGTGGAGGCCGGACTGGAGCAGGCCCTCGTGGCCCTCAGCGGGGAAGCCCCCTGGCAGCGACTGGAGCAGCTCAGGGCCGCGCTGGAGGCGCCGCCGCCCGTCAGCTGAGCGTCGCCTGCGGGATGATCGGGACACTCGACACTCTCCCCTTGAGCGCTGCAGCCCCCGCTCCGGCCAGCACCACCGAGTCCGCCAGCGGCCGCCCGGCCGCCAACGAGGCCGTGCTGGTGCTGGCGGATGGCACCCTGCTGCGGGGCACGGCCTTCGGGGCGCGCGGCACCGTCATCGGTGAAGTGGTGTTCAACACCGGCATGACGGGGTACCAGGAGGTGATGACCGATCCCAGCTACTCCGGTCAGCTGGTGACCTTCACCTATCCGGAACTGGGGAACACCGGTGTCAACCCGGAGGATCAGGAGGCCGATGCCCCCCATGTGCGCGGCGTGATCGCCCGCCAGCTGGCGCCCATCCCCAGCAGCTGGCGCAGCCGGGGCGACCTGCCCAGCTGGCTGGCCTCCCATGGGGTGGTGGGCATCGCCGGGGTGGACACCCGCGCCCTGGTGCGCCACCTGCGCGAGCGGGGGGCCATGAACGGCGTGATCAGCAGCGATGGCACCGCCCCCCGCGAGCTGCTGGAGCTGGTGCGCCGCAGCCCCTCGATGGAGGGACTCAACCTGGCCGTGCGGGTGACCACCCCGAGCGCCTACCCCTGGCAGCAACTCAGCGCCACCGGCTTCGATCAGCGCCGGCAACCGTCGCCCGAGCGGCCCTATCGGGTGGTGGCGATCGATTTCGGCATCAAACGGGCCATCCTCGAGCGACTCACGGCCCATGGCTGCGCCGTCACGGTGCTTCCTGCCAGCAGCACCCTCGCCGAGGTGCTGGCGCTTGAGCCGGAGGGGGTCTTCCTCTCCAACGGCCCGGGCGATCCGGCGGCGGTCACGGAAGGCATCGCCCTGGCCAGGGATCTGCTCGAACGCGTCGATCTGCCGGTGTTCGGCATCTGCCTGGGCCACCAGATCCTGGGGCTGGCCCTCGGTGGCAGCACCTTCAAGCTGGGATACGGCCACCGTGGTCTGAACCACCCCTGCGGCGGCGACGGACTGGTGGAGATCACCAGCCAGAACCACGGCTTCGCGCTCGAGGCCAGCTCACTGCCCGGGGAGCTGGTGGAGATCACCCACCACAACCTCAACGACCGCACCGTGGCGGCCCTGCGCCATCGCCATCAGCCGGTGTTCGGCGTTCAGTACCACCCCGAAGCCAGCCCCGGCCCCCACGACGCGGACCACCACTTCGGCCGGTTCGTGCGCCTGATGGCCGAGCGTCGCCCCTGAACCTGTGGGTCAGAGGTGAACCCGCACCGATACCTGCTTACACTTCAGCGTCTTCATTCCCCGCGAGGGCTGGAACGATTCCTGAACTGCACCGGTTGACCGTATCTCTGCGGGGCGGCTTCGAGCGACGGGAGGAGTGTCTGCTGTTCAGCTTCACCGGCCAGCTCGACGCCTACTCCGACAAGCAGTTCCGCGATTTCATCACCGAGCACCGCGGGACCGACAAGCGGGCGGTGCTGCTGGATCTCACCCACATCGATTTCATCGATTCCTCCGGTCTGGGGGTGCTGGTGCAGCTGGCCAAGCAGTGTGCCGATGACAAGGTCGGCTTTGTGATGGTGGGCAATGCCCGCGTGATCCAGACGGTGAAACTGGTGCGGCTGGAGCAGTTCCTGCACCTCCAGCCCGATCTGAACACGGCCCTGGCCGCCCTTGCCAAACCCTGATCACGACGGCCGGGCCTGGTTGCGCCAGATCCAGCCAGATCCCCGGCACCGTCTCCAGCCCGAGACCCTCGGCGCCCTCCAGCTCGCCTGGCTGGGGGACGCGGTGTGGGAGCTCCACCAGCGCCTGCGCCACTGCCATCAGGCGGGCCGCCCCGAGGAGCTGCACCAGGCGGTGGTGGCCCGGGTGCGGGCCCAGGCCCAGGCCCGGGCGCTGCAGCGCCTGGAGCCGCTGCTGGATGACCGGGAGCGCGACCTGGTGCGCCGCGGCCGCAACCGGGCCGGCCGGGGACCTCGCGGCGGTGATCCGGCCAGCTATGGCCGTGCCACGGGATTTGAGACAATGGTGGGCTGGCTCTTTTTGCGGAATCCCGAGCGGCTTGCCCAGCTTCTGGATCATCTGGACGAGACCGACCTTTCTGACCCTTTGCCGAGCGACCCATGAGCCAACGTTTTGAGCGCCGCAGGCCCAAGGGTGCCGGTTCCGGTGATCGCCCCACCGGGGGAGCCAGGGGAGGCAAACCCTCCCGCTTCGGCGGGCCCCGTCCCGAATGGCGCGACTCCGGTGGTGGCGGTCGCGAGGGGCGTGAAGGGCGCGACGGCCGTGAGGACCGCCCCAGGGACAGCCGGGGTGGCTACCGCCCGGACGCCCCCCGGCGTGAAAGCTTCCAGCGTCCCCAGGGGGAGGGCCGCCCTGCCGGCCGCCCCACCCGCGTGATCGGCGCCCGCCCCGCGGCGCGGCGTTTCGACGACCAGCGTCCGGGAGCGGGCCGCCGGCCTGAGGGCCGCTTCGAGGGCAGGCCCGAGCGCCGCCCGGAGGGCCGCCCCGAAGGACGTCCCGAAGGACGTCCCGAGGGCCGTGATCAGGGCCGCCGGCCCAGCTTCAGGGCACCCCGCTTCAGCCGACCCGATGGCGACAGGCCCCGCTTCCAGCCGGGTCGTCCCCCCGCCCGCCCGTCCCGATTCAGCGAGCCCGAAGCCCCGGGTCCTGAGGCCAGCGGCAGCTCCGAGCGTTTCGGCGCCGAGCCCGCCGACGACCTCGTCTGGGGCCGTCACCCGGCCCAGGCCGCCCTGGAGGGGGATCGTCCGATCCACCGGATCTGGTGCACCCCGGAACTGCGCTTCGCCCCACGCTTCCTGCAACTGCTGCGCGATGCCAAGGCCAACGGTGTGCTGGTGGAGGAAGTCACCTGGGCGCGCCTGGGCCAGATCAGCGGCGGCGCCGTGCACCAGGGGATCGTGCTGCAGGCCGCAGCGGCGGAAACCCTGGATCTGGCCAGCCTGATCGACGGCTGCAGCACGATCGGCGAAGCACCGCTGCTGATGGCGGTCGACGGGCTCACCGATCCCCACAATCTGGGAGCGATCGTGCGCAGCGCCGAGGCCCTCGGCGCCCATGGCCTGGTGCTGCCGCAGCGGCGCAACGCGGGCCTCACCGGCTCGGTGGCCAAGGTGGCGGCCGGGGCCCTGGAGCACCTGCCCGTGGCCCGGGTGGTGAACCTCAACCGCTCGATCGAGCAGCTCAAGGACGCGGGCTACCGCGTCGTGGGACTGGCCGAGGAAGGCAACGTGAGCCTGATGGAGGCCGATCTCGATGGCCCCCTGGTGGTGGTCACCGGCTCGGAGGCCCAGGGCCTCTCGATGCTCACCCGCAAGCACTGCGACCAGTTGATCCGCATCCCCCTGCGCGGGGCAACCCCAAGCCTGAACGCGTCGGTGGCCACGGCCCTGCTGCTCTACGAGATCGCCCGGCGGGGCTGGATGAAGAACATCAGCGGCAACGCCCCGGCACCGCGGCTGGTGCGGCCCCAGGTGCCCACCACCGCGGCCGCCAGCAGCATCCCGGCCGTGGCCCCCGATCAGGAGGCCGTCCAGGAGGAGCCGGTCCAGACGGCCACGGCAGGCGAGGACACCACGACGACCGTCGCCGCCGAACCAGCGCCGGAGACCACAACCCCGGAGACTGACGCCTGCGGCGATCCAGCTCCTCAGGCGACCGTCGAGATCCAGGACCTGATCGAGGAGCTGGTCGAGCAGATCGACGAGGAGGAGATTCAGGAGGACAGTCAGGACCGGATCCAGGACGGGACTCCGGAGGCGGCTCCAGAGGCGGCTCCGGAGGACCAGCCTGCCGAGCTGGAGCTTCAGGTGGCCCTCCCCGAAGCCATCGAGCTGACCTTCACGCCCCCCACCGGCTCGCCCTTCCAGGGGGACATCCGCCTGTGAGTCCACGGCATCGGCCCGTGGCGAATTCCGCAAAAAACCTGGGCCCTTCGATCGGCACAATGGTGCGGTTCGCCAAGGTTCGATGAACCCCTTGATTCGGCTGCTCAGAGGCATGGCCAACGGTCTTGGGGTGGCCTGGTGGGCCCGGGTGGAAACCCAGGAGCCGCATGTCATCTACTGGTTCGGGCCCTTCGTGCGCCGGGGGGATCTGGAGGCGAAACTTCCTGTTTTTCTCGATGATGTCAACAGCGAGCAGCCGGGCTCGATCGAACACGAACTGATGCAGGTCCGCCGCGGTGAACCCCTCACCGAAGACCTGGAGCCTGGCTGATAGCGTCGCTCGATGAAAGGCAGGGGCTGATGGGGATCGCCGAGTGGCGTGGGCGACTGGAGCGCGGCGAGGTGTCGGCCCGGGAACTCACCGACCAGCATCTGGCCCGGATCGAGGCCGTCGAGGGCACGCTCCATTCCTTCCTGGAGGTCACAGCGGAGCGGGCCCGCGCCGATGCCGACCGCATCGATGCCGCCCGTGCCGCCGGTGAATCGCTGCCGCCCCTGGCGGGAATCCCCCTGGCCATCAAGGACAACCTCTGCACCAAAGGCATCCGCACCACCTGCTCCAGCCGGATGCTGGAGCACTTCGTGCCGCCCTATGAGTCCACCGTCACCGAGCGGTTGTGGCAGGCCGGCGGAATCCTGATCGGCAAGACCAACCTCGATGAGTTCGCCATGGGCAGCTCCACCGAGACCTCCGCCTTCGGACCCAGCCGCAACCCCTGGGACCCCGAGCGGGTACCGGGCGGGAGCTCCGGCGGCAGTGCCGCCGCCGTGGCCGCCGGCGAATGCGTCGCCTCCCTCGGATCCGACACCGGCGGCTCGATCCGCCAGCCGGCCGCCTTCTGCGGGGTGGTGGGCCTCAAGCCCACCTACGGGCGGGTGAGCCGCTGGGGCCTGGTGGCCTTCGCCAGCTCCCTCGATCAGGTGGGACCCTTCAGCACCAGCGTGGCCGATGCCGCCGAGCTGCTCCAGGTGATCGCCGGTGAGGACCGCCGTGATGGCACCTGTCTCAGGGCTCCCGTCCCCGACTACAGCGCCGCCCTGCAGGCACCCGTGAAGGGCCTGCGGGTGGGGCTGGTGAAGGAGTGCTTCGAGGCCGACGGTCTCGATCCCCAGGTGAAGTCCTCGGTGCTGGCGGCCGCCGCCCAGCTCGAAGCCCTCGGCTGCGAGCTGGTGGAGGTGAGCTGCCCCCGCTTCAACGACGGCATCGCCACCTACTACGTGATCGCCCCCTCGGAGGCCTCAGCCAACCTGGCCCGCTACGACGGTGTCAAATACGGCTACCGCTCCGAGCAGGCCGGCAGCCTGGCGGAGATGACGGCCCGCAGCCGCGCCGAGGGCTTCGGAGATGAGGTGCAGCGCCGCATCCTGATCGGCACCTATGCCCTCTCGGCCGGCTACGTGGATGCCTACTACAAGAAGGCCCAGCAGGTGCGCACGCTGATCCGCCGCGATTTCGATGCGGCCTTTGGTGCGGTGGATGTGCTGCTCACACCCACCTCTCCCACCACCGCTTTCCGCTTCGGCGCCCACGCCGAGGATCCCCTGGCGATGTACCTGGCCGATCTGCTCACCATCCCGGCGAACATGGCCGGCCTGCCGGCGATCAGCCTGCCCTGCGGCTTCGACGACGGCGGCCTGCCGATCGGCCTGCAGCTGATCACCGGCGTGCTCGAGGAGCCCCGCCTGCTGCAGGTGGCCCACCACTACGAGCAGGCCGCCCGGGTGATGGACACCAGGCCCACCGCCGCCCTGGTGCCCTGAGTCAGCCGCCGGCTGACACCACATCTGGTGGCCGGTAACGTGGCAACACCCCGTGGTGGCGTCCGACGCCCGAGCCCTTGGCCTTCGTCCCCCTCCACAACCACAGCGACTACAGCCTGCTGGATGGCGCCAGCCAGCTGCCGCAGATGGTGGAGCGGGCCGTGGAGCTGGGCATGCCCGCCCTGGCGCTCACCGATCACGGCGTCATGTATGGCGCGATCGAGCTGCTGAAGCTCTGCCGGACGGCCGGCATCAAGCCGATCATCGGCAACGAGATGTACGTGATCAACGGCTCGATCGATGATCCCTGGGTGAAGGGCGAACGCCGCTATCACCTGGTGGTGCTCGCCAGGAACGACACCGGCTACCGCAACCTCGTGAAGCTCACGAGCCTCAGCCACCTGCGCGGCATGCGCGGCCGCGGCATCTTCGCGCGGGCCTGCATCGACAAGCAGCTGCTGGAGCAGCACCGCGAAGGGCTGATCCTGGCCACCGCCTGCCTGGGCGGCGAGATTCCCCAGGCGATCCTCAAGGGCCGACCCGATGTGGCCCGCGATGTGGCCCGCTGGTACCAGCAGCGCTTCGGAGCCGACTTCTACCTGGAGATCCAGGACCACGGCTCGCCCGAAGACCGGATCGTGAACGTGGAGCTGGTGCGGATCGCCCGGGAGCTGGGCATCGAGCTGATCGCCACCAACGACGCCCACTACCTCAGCAGTGCCGATGTGGAGGCCCACGACGCCCTGCTCTGTGTGCTCACCGGCAAGCTTGTGACCGACGAGAAGCGGCTGCGCTACACGGGCACCGAATACATCAAGAGCGAAGCGGAGATGGGACGCCTCTTCGCCGATCACCTCGAGCCCGAGGTGGTGGCCGAAGCAATCGCCAACACCGCGGCGGTGGCCGAGAAGGTGGAGGCCTACGACATCCTTGGCCGCCAGCAGATGCCCCGCTTCCCGATCCCCGACGGGCACACGGCCGTGAGCTATCTGGCGGAGGTGTCGGAGGCTGGGCTGCGCCAACGGCTGCACCTGGGCAGCCACGATCCGATCGATCCGCTCTATGGCGAGCGGCTGGCCTTCGAGCTCCAGGTCATGGAGCAGATGGGCTTCCCCACCTACTTCCTGGTGGTGTGGGACTACATCCGTTTCGCGCGGGAGCAGGGCATCCCGGTGGGGCCGGGCCGGGGGTCGGCCGCCGGCTCCTTGGTGGCCTATGCCCTGGGCATCACCAACATCGATCCGGTCAGCAACGGGCTGCTGTTCGAGCGCTTCCTCAACCCCGAGCGCAAGTCGATGCCTGACATCGACACCGACTTCTGCATCGAGCGCCGCGGGGAGGTGATCGAGTACGTCACCCAGCGCTACGGCGAGGACAAGGTGGCGCAGATCATCACCTTCAACCGGATGACCTCGAAGGCGGTGCTCAAGGATGTGGCCCGCGTGCTCGACATCCCCTACGGCGATGCCGACCGTCTGGCCAAACTGATTCCCGTGGTGCGGGGCAAGCCCGCCAAACTCAAGGAGATGATCGGCCCCGAGTCGCCGGCACCGGAGTTCCGCGAGAAGTATGAAAACGATGCCCAGGTGCGCCGCTGGGTCGACATGGCCCGGCGCATCGAGGGCACCAACAAGACCTTCGGCGTTCATGCCGCCGGTGTGGTGATCGCGGCTGAACCACTCGATTCACTGGTGCCGCTGCAGCGCAACAACGACGGCCAGGTGATCACCCAGTACTTCATGGAAGACGTGGAGGCGATGGGGCTGCTGAAGATGGACTTCCTCGGCCTCAAGAACCTCACGATGATCGACAAGACCCTCGATCTCGTGGAGCAGTGCAGCGGTGAGCGCCTTGATCCCGACGACCTGCCCCCCTGCGATGACGACACCTTCGCCCTGCTGGCGCGCGGCGACCTGGAGGGCATCTTCCAGCTCGAATCCAGCGGCATGCGCCAGATCGTGCGCGACCTCAAACCCTCCTCGCTGGAGGACATCTCCTCGATCCTGGCCCTCTACCGGCCGGGTCCGCTGGATGCCGGCCTGATCCCGAAATTCATCAACCGCAAGCATGGCCGCGAAGCGATCGATTTCGCCTGCCCGGCCCTGGAGCCGATCCTGAAGGAGACCTACGGGATCATGGTCTACCAGGAGCAGATCATGCGCATTGCCCAGGATCTGGCCGGCTATTCCCTCGGAGAAGCTGATCTGCTGCGGCGGGCGATGGGCAAGAAAAAGGTGTCGGAGATGGAGAAGCACCGCAGCCAGTTCGTGGAGGGAGCCACGGCGCGGGGGGTGAGCGCCGCGGTGGCCGAAGCGCTGTTCGAGCAGATGGTGCTGTTCGCTGAATACTGCTTCAACAAGAGTCACTCCACCGCCTACGGCGCCGTGACCTATCAGACGGCCTACCTCAAGGCCCATTACCCCGTGGCCTACATGGCCGCCCTGCTGACGGTGAATGCCAGCAGCACCGACAAGGTGCAGCGGTACATCGCCAATTGCCAGGCCATGGGCATCGAGGTGATGCCCCCTGATCTCAATGCGTCCGGCATCGATTTCACCCCGAAAGGAGAGAAGATCCTCTTCGGACTCTCGGCGGTGCGCAACCTCGGCGATGGCGCCATTCGCCAGCTGCTGGAGGCCCGCGTCCAGGACGGTCCCTTCGCCTCCCTGGCCGACCTCTGCGACCGGATCCCCACCACGCTGATGAACCGGCGGGCGCTGGAGTCGCTGATCCACTGCGGTGCCCTCGATGGGCTGGAGCCCAGTGCCAACCGCGCCCAGCTGATGGCCGACCTCGATCTGGTGCTCGACTGGGCCAGCTCCCGCGCCAGGGACCGCGCCAGCGGCCAGGGCAACCTGTTCGACCTCTTCGCCAGCTCAGGATCGGACGCCGAAACCCCCGGTGTCGTATCGGCCCCGGCCCTTCAGAGCACCGCGCCGAAGGCGGCCCCGGTGGCCGACTATCCCCCCAAGGAGAAACTGCGCCTGGAGAAGGACCTGGTGGGCTTTTACCTCTCGGATCACCCCCTGCGCCAGCTGGCACGGCCGATCCGGATGCTCTCGCCGATCAGTCTCGGGCGGCTGGAGGAGCAGGCCGACAAGGCTCGCGTCAGTGTGGTGGCGATGCTGCCGGAGGTGCGCCAGGTGACCACCCGCAAGGGCGATCGCATGGCCGTGCTGCAGCTCGAGGACCTCAGCGGCAGCGCCGAGTGCGTGGTGTTTCCCAAGGCCTACGCCCGCCTCAGCGACCACCTGATGGTGGATGCGCGGCTGATGATCTGGGGATCGGTGGACCGCCGAGACGATCGGGTGCAGCTGATCCTGGATGATTGCCGCGCCATCGACGACCTCGATGTGCTGCTGGTGGAGCTGATGGCGGATCAGGCCAGTGACATCACCGTGCAGCACCGCCTGAGGGAGTGCCTGGTGCGGCACAGGCCGGAGCAGGAGGAGGCCGGTGTGCGGGTGCCGGTGGTGGCGAAGGTGCAGCTTCATGACGAAGCCCGTTACGTGCGCCTCGGCCACCAGTTCTGCGTGCGCGACGGCGCCGCGGCCCTGAACACCCTCACCGAAGCGGCCTTCACCGCCAGGCTGCACTCGGCGCTGCAGAACGCCTGAGGCCTCAGGCGCCGCTGCCCTGGCGGATGGCCTTGATCGAAGCCTTCATGCGGGCGATGTTGGTGCCGATCTGCTCGGTGCCCAGGAGGGTGCCCGGCTCCTGCTCCCAGCTGGCGGAGAGCACGCCGTAGCTCAGGCCGAGCACGCCCAGCAGAAACAGCCCCCCGGAGCTGGCCAGGGTGACCACGGGCGGCACGTCGAGGATGCCGCGGCTCACCAGCAGGTAGCTGCCGATGAACACGCCCATGCCCAGCACGGACGGGACACCGGTGGCCACACCGATGCGGCGGGCCATGCGGTTGGCCACGGCCGGTGGAATCACCTGGGAACCCCTGGGCTGAGCCTGGGCACCGACCTTGGCTTTCGCGCCGGCCTTGGCTTTCGTACCGGCCTTGGCTGTGGCGCCGGCCCTGGGCTGACGCTCCGGCTCGAACGGCAGAGGCTTGCGCTTGGCCGCCATGGCTGAGCTCAGCCCCGGATGCCGAGTTTGGCGATCAGCTGGCTGTAGCGCTCTTCGCTTTCGGCGCGCAGGTAACCGAGCAGGCGCTTGCGGCGGCCGATCATCTTCAGCAGCCCCTGGCGGGAGGAGAAGTCGTGCTTGTTCTTCTGCAGGTGGCCGGTGAGCTGGGTCACCCGCTCGCTCAGCATCGCCACCTGAACCTCGACCGAACCGGTGTCGGTGCCGTGGGTCTGGTGGGAGTTGATCAGTTCCTGCTTCTTGGTGGTATCGAGCGGCATGCCGGCGTCGGGCCCTGACGGTGCAAACAATCAACCTAACGCCTCGGGGTTCTGAACCCCAAGCGATTCGCTCAGGCGGCCTCGCGGGCGAGCCAGCGCAGGCAGGCGCTCAGCCAGGCCTCGGCGTCGTGGGCCGGATCGAGGCCCTCCCGGCCGAGGGCCCGCAGGGCACGGCTGATCTCCAGGGGCTCGTAGCCCAGGGCCGTGAGGGTCAGCTGCAGTTCCTCGCGAGTGGAGGCTGCCGGCCCCGGATCACCGCCTGAGCCGCCGGTCGCCCCATCGAGCAGGTCGTCATCGCCAGCGGCGGCGGCCGCCCCGAAGCTCTCCGCCAGCTTGCCGCGCAGCTCCACCGCCAGCCGCTCGGCCGTGCGTTTGCCCACCCCGGGCGCCCGGCAGAGACGGCGCAGGTCGGCCTGAACGATGGCCTGCACCAGCTCCTCGCAGGGCATGGTGCCCAGCAGAGCCAGGGCCATCTGGGGTCCGACGCCGCTCACGGCCACCAGCAGACGGAACAGATCGCGCTCGTGGCGGGCCCCGAAACCGAAGAGCGTCCAGCCGTCGTCACGAACCGACTGGTGCGTGTAGAGGCTGAGCGGGCTGCCCGCCGGTGGCAGCAGCTCCCAGTGGCGGCGGGTGATCTGCACCTCGTAGCCCACGCCGGCGCAGGCCAGCAGGAGCCCGCAGCGGTTGCCCTGCTGCCACGGCTCTGCCACATGGCCTTGCAGCCAGCCGATCATGGAGATCACTACCGATCCGACCCATGCTGCCCGGTCCGCCAACCCCCGCCAGCCGGTCTGTGGCCATTCCCTCCCCGTGGAGCCGCTGGAGGCGGTCGCTGCTGAATGCCGTGCTGGTGGTCCTGCTCGGGGTGGGGCTGCTGGGTCTCGGGGGCTGCCAGGCGGCGGGCCAACCGCCCCGGGCCGTGCTGCTGCAGGCCCTGGGGCTGCAGATCGAGCTCACCCAGCAGGCCATCGCCGACGCCCTGAAACTGGACGCC from Synechococcus sp. CBW1107 encodes the following:
- the rpsO gene encoding 30S ribosomal protein S15; protein product: MPLDTTKKQELINSHQTHGTDTGSVEVQVAMLSERVTQLTGHLQKNKHDFSSRQGLLKMIGRRKRLLGYLRAESEERYSQLIAKLGIRG
- the ruvA gene encoding Holliday junction branch migration protein RuvA, which codes for MIGWLQGHVAEPWQQGNRCGLLLACAGVGYEVQITRRHWELLPPAGSPLSLYTHQSVRDDGWTLFGFGARHERDLFRLLVAVSGVGPQMALALLGTMPCEELVQAIVQADLRRLCRAPGVGKRTAERLAVELRGKLAESFGAAAAAGDDDLLDGATGGSGGDPGPAASTREELQLTLTALGYEPLEISRALRALGREGLDPAHDAEAWLSACLRWLAREAA